The genomic DNA ACCGGTATGCTCTTCAGTTGATCAGCATTGTTGCCCATGCCTGCTTTTAGTTCGGTAAAAAATTCTCCCGTGCGAATTTCAAAATTTTTGGATTTTACCAGGACGTTATTCTTATCCGGATCAAAATAGGGGACCTTCTCTGACAACGCCTTTGCCAACGCATATTCCGGCGTATCGGGTTGTAATTTGACGCCATTGTTGCCTCCGCACGCAACAACAAGAATAGCAATAGAGAAAGCAATAATTAGAATTCTTCTCATGAACCTCTCCTTATCGATATTTAAATAATTGAATTAGTTTTAAAACTAAAATATAAGAATAAAATCTGAAAATTCCTAACATTTTTTTCTAAATTTGGATGAAATGCCTCTTATTCTATGGTCGTCATCTGTGTCAGCACGCTCTGAAATATGGCATAGGCTTTGCTCTCAAAAAGACAAAAAACGACTCTTTCAATAGTTGTGCCCCCTTGCAAATATGTTATTGTTTCTTCGAGCATGATTTTCGCGCAGCGGTCGAGTGGATAACCGAAAATGCCGGTGCTGATTGCCGGGAAAGCAATGGATTTGAGTCTATTTTCATCCGCCACACGCAGACTGTTTTTTGTCGCATTGCGCAATTTATTGTCCTCATCGCCTTCGCCCAGTCGCGGTCCCACCGCATGAATGACATATTTTGCTGGTAAATTCCCTCCGGAAGTAATAACCGCTCCGCCCACAAAAGTTCCGCCGATTTGGTTGCATTCTTCCTGAATGCGAGGCCCGCCCTTGCGACGAATCGCCCCGGCAACGCCGCCCCCCAAAATTAATTGCGCATTCGCCGCGTTGACAATAGCATCTGTTTCCATATCTGTGATGTCCCCCTGAATCAACTCCAGTGTCCGTCCGTTTATTTTTCGAAGCATGTTTTTTCTCCTCTTTTCTTTTTTCGTTTGACGCCGCAAGTCAGATATTTTCAGGAACTCGGGTCTGCTGTATCTTGAAAATTAAATATAATGACACAATCATTGAAATTCAAAGCTTTTTTTAAAATAGTGCTTTGTGTTTTTAATGGGCGTTCAAAAATTTGCTTCGGTTTCTTTTGGCAAAAGTTTTATTGTCCCGAAGACGCGAAGGACGCCAAGCATAATAATCAGTTTTTTTCTTGTGAACTTTGCGCCTTTGCGATGAAATTACGCAGCTTGCTGCGTTGAGAAATATTAAAATTTTTCTTGATTATTAAAATAATTTTCGTTAATATTTAATAATTAGTTAGCCGAACAAACCAAGCCGAAATTCTTGATGAAACATCATCCTTGCTTTCTCTGAAAAAATTGCAACTTTTCCGTTGTGAGAGAAGCTTACTCGCTTTATTTCCGAATTGAATCGCAGCGCTATTCATCATTTTTAGCGCCGTTCAATAGAATTAACATGATGAAAGCTAAAATCGGGACAATCAAATGAAAGAAAAAGTGAACATTCAACTCATTAAACAATTAAATGAAAAACGAGTACTCAACCTCATTCGCGATCACGGCCCCATCTCTCGCAACGAACTTGCCCGACAAAGCAAAATTTCCAAAGTAGCCATTTCGGAAATTGTCAATCGCCTGGATATCGCCGGGTTCATTCTGGAAATTGGCAAAGGGAAATCCACCCGGCGCGGCGGTAAACGCCCGATTTTGTTGAAACTCAATCCTGATGCGGGCTACGTGATCGGCATTGAAATCAAGCAGAGCTACGCTAATATCGCGCTTGCGGACATTGAATCTGAAATAAAAGCCAGGGGGCAAATTGAATACGAGCCAGGCATTGGGTTTGACAATTTTCTTCAAATGACGAGAAAAAAAATCAGCTCAGTGATGCATCGGGCAAAAGTCAAAAAAGATAAACTCGTGAGTATTGGTATCGGCGTGCCCGGTGTTGTCGATTATGAAAACGGCCAACTTCACGCCATCAACAAATTCAGTGGCTGGGCTGATATTCCGCTAGTGAAAAGATTTTATGAAATTTACCCCATTCCGATTATTCTCGAAAATGACGCCAACACGATTGCGCTCGGGGAAAAATTGATAGGTGCCGGCAAAGGCGTACAAAATCTGGTCTGCATCTGGATCGGCGAAGGCGTCGGCGCCGGAATCATCATGCGCGATCAACTCATCCGAGGCGAAAGTGGCAATACCGGCGAGATCGGTTTTCTTGAAGCAGAAAGTTTGATCTCGTGTGCCAATCAGGAAAAACGACTTTTCCACGGCCAAAAATTTCTCGGAGACTTGCTTGCCGAGTCGAATTTATTAGTGGAATTGAAAAAGGCGACGCCGGAACTCGCGGCTGAAATTGGCGAGTCAAAAACTGACGACGAATTATTACAAATTTATTTGCAATTAGCTGAAAGAGGCAATGCTGAAGTCCGCGCTGTCCTTGATGAATATGCGGAAATCGTCGCCGGACTCTGCACAACATTGATGAAAACTATAAATCCAAGCCTGATCGTCATCAACGGTTTCGTTATCGAATACTCGTCTTACATCATGAAAAAAATTATCATCAAAGCCGATGAGCACATGCAAGATATTCCTTTCAAAGCGAGTACCATTGTCTCCGGTGAATTGAAACAAATGGCGGGCGTGAAAGGCGCCATTGCCCTGGCGCTGCAGACGATTTTTGAGCCGCCGGTCACGCGAAACCGCAATCATATCACTCTGGTTGATACGAATCGGTAAAATTTCAATTGCGAAGGTTAGCGCTCAAGAAACTGAGCTGAGACACTTCAGGGACTCTTTCCCCGCAGAGAGTCCCTTTTTTTCTGCTATTTTTTTCCGTTGCCGTACAAAATTTTACCTGCCTTGTCAAACACAATTTTGCCGTCTCTCGCGGCAATCTTGCCATTGACGATGATGTAGCTTATGCCTGAAGGATACTGATGCGGCTGCTGGAATGTCGCATTGTCTTTTATTTTTTCAAAATCAAAAATAACAATATCGGCAAAACAGCCAGGTTTGAGCAAGCCCCGCTGATAAAAACCCATAGCTTGCGCCGGCAAACTGGTCATTTTTCGGATGGCGTCCGTCAGAGAAAGTACTTTCTTTTCTCTGACGTAGCGGGCGATAATCCGCGGAAACGTACCGTAAGCCCGCGGGTGGGGAACTTCCACCCCCGGAATTTCAATTTTTCCGTCTGATGCAATCATGTTGTAAGGTTTTTTCATTATTTCCTGAACATCTTTTTCGTCCATCTGAAAAAATATCCCTCGCGGATGATCGTACATGGTCATCTGAATCACCAGATCCGCTGCATTGGAAACAGTTTTGTCTTTCCCCAGCATTGCCAAAATTTCCGCCAGATTTTTTCCTTCGTATTCGTGATGATTTTTGTTGTAAGCAACGTAAATTTTTTCCAATTTATTGATGCCGCGAGCCGAGACAAAACGTCTTTGAATCAGTCCCTGTTTCGCTTTTTCGTAAGTCGCGGGATTTTTCATGCGGTCGATGAAAGCCTTTGTCCCGCCAGCGACGACCCAGCCGCGAAAACTGCTGCTAAAACCGGAACTGGTCGCTGTGTACGGATATTGATCCATGTAAACTTCCCGCCCTTCTTTCCGCGCATTTTCCACCGGATCAGTGATGAACTCGTAGCGTCCCCAGACAGCGTCATTGGCTAATTTGATGTGAGAAAGTTCAACACGCACGCCGGCTTCCCTGCCAATTCGAATTGCTTCTTCGATTGCTCGTTTTATTCCTTTGCCCTGATTGCGCAAATGGCTGGTATAAACGCCGCGATAGGGGGCAATCATTTTTGCAAGTTCAATAATTTCTTTTGTTTTCGAATACCTGCCCGGAACGTAAGCCAGCCCAGTGCTGAGTCCAATGGCGCCAGCGCGCATTTCCTGGTCCACTAATTTTTTCATTTGTTCCAGTTCCTCCGGCGAGGGCTGTCGATCAGCGGCGCCCATCACCTGCGAGCGGATGGTATTGTGTCCGACAAGCGAAGCAAAATTAATCCCAATCCCTTTCTTTTCCAATTTTTCAAATAACTTGTTTAGCGGATATCTGCTTCCGCCGCAATTGCCGCCGACAACAGTAGTTACGCCCTGCAGCAAATAATTTTTCACCTGCGTCAATGAGTCAATCAGACGATCGGTGTGCGTGTGCACGTCAATGAATCCGGGCGTCACGTAGAGATTTTTGGCGTCGATTATTTTTTTTGCCTTGCGGTCAGACAAATCTCCAATGGCAGCAATACGCTCGCCGCGAATGCCGATGTCAGCGTAGTAAAAAGGATTCTTGGCGCCGTCGACTATTTTTCCTGATCGAATAATTAAATCATAGGTTTGATTATTCGTTTGACAGGAAAAAAGAAAAAGCAGCGTCAATGCGAAAATTAACGTTATTTTTTTGAACATTTCAAATCTCCAATTTGAGAAACGTAAAAAGGAACAACGAAATGTTTGACTAATAATTTCCTCTCACCATGCAATCCCATAATCCTCGCCGTAATTACTGGACCCGCCCCAGAAGCTGCCGTGCTTCCAATCAAAAAAGATCGCGTTCATGGGTCCAGAAGTTTTGCTCTGTAATCTGATTTGATAGCCGCGTTTTCTCAATTCTGACTGCACCCACTGTGGCACATCGCGGCGCAAACTCAGGCGTCCTGGTGATTTATCGTGGGCGCCAAAAGAACTGTGCATCTGGTAACTCACAATGTTTGCCGCTTCACACGCTTCCTGCACGGTCATGCCGAACTCGACGATGTCGAGAAAAAATTGCAGACAATTCTGATCCTGCGTGTCGCCGCCCTGAATGGAGAAAGACAAATATGGTTTCCCGTCTTTCATGGCGATTGTCGGCG from Calditrichota bacterium includes the following:
- a CDS encoding macro domain-containing protein, which translates into the protein MLRKINGRTLELIQGDITDMETDAIVNAANAQLILGGGVAGAIRRKGGPRIQEECNQIGGTFVGGAVITSGGNLPAKYVIHAVGPRLGEGDEDNKLRNATKNSLRVADENRLKSIAFPAISTGIFGYPLDRCAKIMLEETITYLQGGTTIERVVFCLFESKAYAIFQSVLTQMTTIE
- a CDS encoding ROK family transcriptional regulator, encoding MKEKVNIQLIKQLNEKRVLNLIRDHGPISRNELARQSKISKVAISEIVNRLDIAGFILEIGKGKSTRRGGKRPILLKLNPDAGYVIGIEIKQSYANIALADIESEIKARGQIEYEPGIGFDNFLQMTRKKISSVMHRAKVKKDKLVSIGIGVPGVVDYENGQLHAINKFSGWADIPLVKRFYEIYPIPIILENDANTIALGEKLIGAGKGVQNLVCIWIGEGVGAGIIMRDQLIRGESGNTGEIGFLEAESLISCANQEKRLFHGQKFLGDLLAESNLLVELKKATPELAAEIGESKTDDELLQIYLQLAERGNAEVRAVLDEYAEIVAGLCTTLMKTINPSLIVINGFVIEYSSYIMKKIIIKADEHMQDIPFKASTIVSGELKQMAGVKGAIALALQTIFEPPVTRNRNHITLVDTNR
- a CDS encoding D-aminoacylase, producing the protein MFKKITLIFALTLLFLFSCQTNNQTYDLIIRSGKIVDGAKNPFYYADIGIRGERIAAIGDLSDRKAKKIIDAKNLYVTPGFIDVHTHTDRLIDSLTQVKNYLLQGVTTVVGGNCGGSRYPLNKLFEKLEKKGIGINFASLVGHNTIRSQVMGAADRQPSPEELEQMKKLVDQEMRAGAIGLSTGLAYVPGRYSKTKEIIELAKMIAPYRGVYTSHLRNQGKGIKRAIEEAIRIGREAGVRVELSHIKLANDAVWGRYEFITDPVENARKEGREVYMDQYPYTATSSGFSSSFRGWVVAGGTKAFIDRMKNPATYEKAKQGLIQRRFVSARGINKLEKIYVAYNKNHHEYEGKNLAEILAMLGKDKTVSNAADLVIQMTMYDHPRGIFFQMDEKDVQEIMKKPYNMIASDGKIEIPGVEVPHPRAYGTFPRIIARYVREKKVLSLTDAIRKMTSLPAQAMGFYQRGLLKPGCFADIVIFDFEKIKDNATFQQPHQYPSGISYIIVNGKIAARDGKIVFDKAGKILYGNGKK